From Medicago truncatula cultivar Jemalong A17 chromosome 7, MtrunA17r5.0-ANR, whole genome shotgun sequence, a single genomic window includes:
- the LOC11441299 gene encoding neurofilament medium polypeptide: protein MFHLNNNRTSQPSSLYGTQWNYPRYNKKAQSPSKVVSIPVHFVGSERNKANSATKIEKVARGFLVRKSLNKMLKMKVELDEIEKKVNDEETVKMMKKEQKERIRIAETIMNLLLRLDSVRVFHCSALRDLRKSIIKRAIVLQEFVDQIQMVGPTEEVEGGEGKCVEVEENCLEKEEVGCEEENEGGNKIEALVNEDGEVNCMEKEERGYEEKNEGGEKMGPLMNEDGSEGKCVKEEDHFLMKEGGGEDEEGDKVEALWKKEEMEEEDRGCKEENEGGEKFEALGNEENNEDVKKMEVEEKEESVGTSLVEEGIKESVDVKEEEGRIGNEFEEENCYKEEDGGNRKMLKRMMEDNEKMMEMMAQLFERNEKQTTLLTSLTQRVEQLERAFTFDKLRRKNKKRRNVDAKHRHNGCI, encoded by the coding sequence atgtttcatttgaaCAACAACAGAACATCACAACCTTCTTCCTTGTACGGCACCCAATGGAATTATCCTCGTTACAACAAGAAAGCACAATCACCATCGAAGGTGGTTTCAATTCCGGTTCATTTCGTGGGATCAGAGAGAAACAAAGCCAATTCAGCAACGAAGATTGAGAAGGTTGCAAGAGGGTTTCTTGTGAGGAAGAGTTTGAACaagatgttgaagatgaagGTAGAGTTGGATGAGATTGAGAAGAAGGTGAATGATGAAGAAActgtgaagatgatgaaaaaggaGCAAAAAGAGAGGATAAGGATCGCTGAAACAATTATGAATTTGCTTCTTAGGTTGGATTCTGTTAGAGTATTTCATTGTTCTGCTCTTAGGGACTTGAGAAAGTCGATTATCAAAAGGGCTATTGTTCTTCAAGAATTTGTTGATCAAATTCAAATGGTGGGTCCCACAGAGGAAGTTGAAGGCGGTGAAGGTAAGTGTGTTGAGGTTGAAGAGAATTGTTTGGAGAAGGAAGAGGTGGGGTGTGAAGAGGAGAATGAGGGTGGTAATAAAATTGAAGCTTTGGTGAATGAGGATGGCGAGGTGAATTGTATGGAGAAAGAAGAGAGGGGGTATGAAGAGAAGAATGAGGGAGGTGAAAAAATGGGACCTTTGATGAATGAGGATGGTAGCGAGGGTAAATGTGTGAAAGAAGAAGATCATTTTTTGATGAAGGAGGGGGGTggtgaagatgaggaaggtgacaAAGTGGAAGCTTTATGGAAGAAGGAGGAGATGGAGGAAGAAGATAGGGGGTGTAAGGAGGAGAATGAGGGAGGTGAAAAATTTGAAGCTTTGGGGAATGAGGAGAACAATGAGGATGTGAAGAAGATGGAGGTAGAAGAGAAGGAAGAGAGTGTGGGAACAAGTTTGGTGGAGGAAGGAATTAAGGAAAGTGTAGATGTGAAAGAAGAGGAGGGTAGAATTGGAAATGAATTTGAGGAGGAGAATTGTTATAAGGAAGAAGATGGAGGGAATAGAAAAATGTTGAAAAGGATGATGGAGGACAATGAGAAGATGATGGAAATGATGGCACAATTATTTGAGAGGAATGAGAAGCAAACAACACTTCTTACATCTCTTACACAAAGAGTGGAGCAGCTTGAGAGAGCTTTTACTTTTGACAAGTTGAGGAGGAAGAATAAGAAGAGGAGGAATGTTGATGCCAAACACAGACATAATGGTTGCATTTGA
- the LOC11445610 gene encoding uncharacterized protein, protein MNNYREMEYKRETSSVILKLMGLDKVPSQNSPVRNRHKVLSEDYLQKVASIGVRKKRSSVQHHSFGTSSDKKERSNDVLKVVKIIRRDKNHNPSKENLLHQQKTNNRLRIVVHGGDGLFETYRFSKSQFDGEDVTFNSRISVTKANPGKEGNGEIKRNIRCKVGFSYSFARKVPIRKSLGAASIISDNCGTLTTEDLFQKYWGLRKNVSANRSNEKSENQNINQKDCSEDMNLNSSSEKSNSFSSYFSSNETENCTDLHKMKKRCYRNDLSETEPMLSQLSSSDPSPSFIESQILQQTCLMNEDVKNNEDGDISKKITMSLGSSVDFLVLDAKSKVVGCSDNTSTTEQSESKVSVITLGDIDSLSHSSCASKQQETSECQEDSAYSLCTEADTDSLGNFQGAFEPSPISVLDSTFSEDISVISECGGSGVYDSSDVDDEGLELNVSSDEDYGNESVGDFEEKKDITGLSRTEESRDFSYVVEVLTEAGISNANLFKDISTWHSAECPISPSVFETLEKKFGEQQLWKRSERRLLFDRINLGLLEILRPYLYVPMMEKPVSRRMNSEPSQNMIEDEMWGLLVSQEKKAGKESADNMLGGGEIRWIELGEDVEDIVREIVKLLVEELVDDIVGLENF, encoded by the exons ATGAACAATTATCGAGAAATGGAGTACAAACGTGAAACATCAAGTGTAATTTTGAAATTGATGGGACTTGATAAAGTGCCTTCCCAAAATAGTCCTGTTAGAAATAGGCACAAAGTGTTATCTGAGGATTATCTGCAGAAAGTTGCTTCTATTGGTGTCAGAAAGAAGCGTTCGTCTGTTCAGCATCATTCTTTTGGAACGAGTAGTGATAAAAAGGAACGATCCAACGATGTCTTGAAAGTGGTCAAAATAATACGTAGAGATAAGAACCATAACCCGTCAAAGGAAAATTTGCTGCATCAACAGAAAACGAATAATAGGTTGCGAATTGTTGTCCATGGAGGAGATGGATTGTTTGAAACATATAGGTTTTCGAAATCTCAATTTGATGGGGAGGATGTAACTTTCAACTCAAGAATTTCTGTAACGAAAGCGAATCCTGGGAAAGAAGGAAACGGTGAAATTAAAAGGAACATTAGATGTAAGGTTGGTTTCAGTTATAGCTTTGCAAGAAAAGTTCCAATAAGAAAATCTCTTGGTGCCGCTTCTATTATTTCTGATAATTGTGGAACTTTGACTACGGAAGATTTGTTTCAGAAATATTGGGGTTTAAGAAAGAATGTGTCCGCAAATCGGTCAAACGAAAAGTCAGAGAATCAAAATATCAATCAGAAGGATTGTTCAGAAGATATGAACCTAAACTCTAGCAGTGAGAAATCCAATTCTTTTTCCTCATATTTCAGTAGTAATGAAACTGAGAATTGTACTGACCTGCAcaagatgaagaagagatgTTACAGGAATGATTTGTCCGAAACGGAACCGATGCTTTCTCAATTGTCAAGCTCGGATCCTTCACCTTCCTTCATAGAAAGTCAGATCTTGCAGCAGACATGTCTGATGAATGAAGACGTGAAGAACAATGAAGATGGTGACATTTCTAAGAAAATTACCATGTCTCTTGGTTCATCGGTTGATTTCTTGGTGTTGGATGCAAAGAGTAAAGTCGTTGGATGTTCCGATAATACTTCAACCACTGAGCAATCTGAATCAAAGGTCTCTGTAATAACACTCGGAGACATTGATTCTTTAAGCCATTCTTCTTGCGCTTCAAAGCAACAG GAGACATCGGAATGTCAAGAAGATTCTGCGTACTCACTTTGCACCGAGGCTGACACGGATTCTCTTGGTAATTTCCAGGGGGCATTTGAACCAAGTCCAATTTCAGTTTTGGATTCCACATTTAGCGAGGACATTTCGGTTATCTCTGAATGTGGTGGTTCTGGTGTATATG ATTCCTCTGATGTGGACGATGAAGGACTTGAGTTGAATGTTTCAAGCGATGAAGATTATGGGAACGAATCTGTAGGTGATTTTGAAGAGAAGAAGGATATAACAGGGTTATCTAGAACAGAAGAAAGTAGAGACTTCTCCTATGTTGTCGAGGTCTTAACTGAAGCAGGTATATCTAATGCAAACTTGTTCAAAGATATTTCCACATGGCACTCTGCAGAATGTCCTATTAGCCCTTCTGTCTTTGAAACCCTAGAAAAGAAATTCGGCGAGCAGCAACTTTGGAAAAGATCCGAAAGACGGCTTCTCTTCGATCGTATTAATTTAGGGCTGTTAGAAATTCTCCGTCCATATTTATATGTTCCGATGATGGAAAAGCCCGTGTCGAGAAGAATGAATAGCGAACCAAGCCAGAACATGATTGAGGATGAAATGTGGGGGTTGCTTGTTTCGCAAGAAAAGAAAGCTGGAAAGGAGTCGGCAGACAATATGCTTGGAGGAGGGGAAATTAGATGGATAGAATTAGGTGAAGATGTTGAAGATATTGTTAGAGAGATAGTTAAGTTGTTAGTAGAGGAGCTTGTAGATGATATAGTTGGGTTggagaatttttaa